A single genomic interval of Terriglobus albidus harbors:
- the rpmA gene encoding 50S ribosomal protein L27: MAHKKGGGSSSNGRDSNAQRLGVKAFAGQVVTGGSIIVRQRGTPLKAGLNVGRGSDDTLFAKIDGRVKFTDRGRLGRFVSIETVSA, from the coding sequence ATGGCACATAAAAAAGGTGGCGGTAGTTCTTCTAACGGACGCGATTCAAACGCGCAGCGGCTTGGCGTCAAGGCATTTGCCGGTCAGGTTGTGACGGGCGGCAGCATCATCGTGCGTCAGCGCGGTACACCGCTGAAGGCCGGTCTGAACGTCGGCCGCGGTAGCGACGACACGTTGTTTGCCAAGATCGACGGCCGCGTGAAGTTCACCGACCGTGGCCGCCTGGGACGCTTTGTCTCGATTGAGA